In the genome of Candoia aspera isolate rCanAsp1 chromosome 1, rCanAsp1.hap2, whole genome shotgun sequence, one region contains:
- the DEGS1 gene encoding sphingolipid delta(4)-desaturase DES1, with amino-acid sequence MGNFVAREDFEWVYTDQPHADRRKEILSKHPEIKTLMKPDYNVIWLVVFMVLAQLIALYLVKDLDWKWVVFWAYIFGSCLNHSMTLAIHEIAHNSAFGNSRSSWNRWFGMFANLPLGVPYSISFKRYHMDHHRYLGADGVDVDIPTDFEGWFFCTRFRKLIWIILQPLFYSVRPLCINPKPISQLEIINLSIQFIFDVLVYYVLGIKSLFYLLAGIIMGLGLHPISGHFIAEHYMFLKGYETYSYYGPLNKLTFNVGYHNEHHDFPNIPGASLPLLKKMAPEYYDHLPQYNSWIKVLYDFVMDDTVSPYSRIKRHPKGDEKLE; translated from the exons ATGGGAAACTTTGTGGCCCGAGAAGATTTCGAGTGGGTCTATACCGACCAGCCGCACGCCGACCGGCGGAAGGAGATCTTGA GTAAACATCCAGAGATAAAAACCTTGATGAAACCAGACTACAATGTGATCTGGTTGGTTGTATTTATGGTGCTTGCACAACTCATTGCTCTTTATCTAGTTAAAGATTTGGACTGGAAATGGGTTGTATTTTGGGCATACATATTTGGCAGTTGTCTCAATCATTCCATGACTTTAGCTATTCATGAGATTGCTCACAACAGTGCCTTTGGCAATTCTAGATCTTCATGGAACCGATGGTTTGGAATGTTTGCCAATCTCCCACTTGGTGTACCATACTCCATCTCCTTCAAGAGATACCACATGGATCATCATCGTTATCTTGGTGCAGATGGAGTTGACGTGGATATTCCTACTGACTTTGAAGGATGGTTTTTCTGTACCCGTTTTCGAAAACTCATATGGATTATACTTCAGCCACTTTTTTATTCTGTTCGGCCCCTCTGTATTAACCCCAAACCAATATCTCAATTAGAAATCATCAATTTATCAATTCAGTTTATCTTTGACGTTCTTGTATACTATGTCCTCGGAATAAAATCACTGTTCTATCTGCTGGCAGGAATAATAATGGGGTTGGGCTTGCATCCTATTTCAGGACATTTCATAGCCGAACATTATATGTTTTTAAAGGGGTATGAAACTTACTCATATTATGGGCCACTGAATAAGCTTACATTCAATGTTGGCTATCATAATGAACACCATGATTTTCCTAATATTCCTGGAGCAAGTCTTCCACTG CTAAAGAAAATGGCTCCTGAATACTACGACCATTTACCACAATATAACTCCTGGATTAAAGTGCTTTATGACTTTGTGATGGATGACACTGTCAGCCCATATTCACGCATAAAAAGACACCCAAAAGGTGATGAGAAACTGGAGTAA